A DNA window from Trypanosoma brucei brucei TREU927 chromosome 11 chr11_scaffold01 genomic scaffold, whole genome shotgun sequence contains the following coding sequences:
- a CDS encoding hypothetical protein, conserved (Contains predicted WD40 repeats.) has translation MESFSPFRVVGSVCGELPVSSTMLYGAPQLMVATGRTFQLFRGKELTMLRGGPHFEKRVRAVTQAGKYRFVAEGPRIHAFVHHKPLWNCMHNDVTQSRVDHILAVDDILFCVGNDKRVVVREIKSGNMLTEFLVDGSEETRAMITPAGYNNKLLLATAQGSLQLYNFKSGVCLWREKREPGAQITALAASNFKDIIAYGTSNGRVVVLNMATNEDIMSFDQEERGAVTALAFRTDKDVLVAGSSSGEVAMWDLENGCLDGLLTRGKQVKTETEVLESPHTNTVHSIVVLPTETATIVTAGADNALMQFRFDTVDGLGVLVRERRGHMGSCTEAKFYNSDLLLTAGTDRSLRVTHLFSDRASWELSQGQLGRRGREKQMGREAMKMPPAVAIASCTARNYQWASIVSIHESSSKMCGWRMDTRSLDCKLSGIKTSMHIARAVAMSDCGNFAVIGYSSGDVSVVSIQNKGVRQLLDSSLKPDDRAHCGSVECVEVACGNNIVVTAGLDSMIKLWSLFTCRLRTVVKTDCPLHKSCIHQPSSLFIAAQHFSIRVYHCNPDIGLTTQELRVPVRTFSGHTSPITALALAPDSYRYVVSASGDAALLVWDLASSACVGQYRLASPAISLAFHPDALFMVSTHAGERGAFLWSNNLRYGFVPEVITDPRARSVEELPQLHFPTAHGAAEDAEDDTVDNAVKCEKGLPGSGNEIKEEGESDGNDDGMLGDIAGAGGNAEQEVELFDAKKDTALMQIEREKVKWAELDEIISGGMRLAGVPRSMWFDLTLLEQIREKNQPLLPPKKRDVPFFLPTTQELRPTFLVAASNSKDKEALVSRVVNAPIAQLTPVQQMLVRNEHDAFLSYILSLGSPQAVDLEIKRAVDYVEGCSYTEKELERIKDCLHGLLSFVAEWLKRRENVDLVQGILAAVIHSHGPLITKCGAELINVLEELAELQNSIRYSVDHLIGYPSCLAGTFSGSHF, from the coding sequence ATGGAGAGCTTCTCCCCATTTCGTGTGGTCGGAAGCGTATGTGGTGAGCTGCCAGTCAGTAGCACAATGTTATACGGCGCACCGCAGTTGATGGTTGCCACAGGACGCACATTTCAGTTGTTTCGGGGGAAAGAACTTACAATGCTTCGCGGTGGGCCGCACTTTGAGAAGAGGGTGAGGGCTGTAACACAGGCAGGGAAGTATCGTTTTGTTGCCGAAGGGCCTCGGATTCATGCATTTGTGCATCACAAGCCGCTCTGGAACTGCATGCACAACGACGTTACGCAGAGCAGAGTGGATCACATTCTTGCTGTGGATGATATTCTTTTCTGTGTGGGTAACGATAAACGCGTAGTGGTACGGGAGATAAAGAGCGGGAACATGCTCACAGAGTTTCTTGTTGATGGTAGTGAGGAGACACGCGCGATGATTACCCCTGCCggatacaacaacaaacttcTTTTGGCGACTGCACAGGGATCACTGCAGTTATACAATTTCAAAAGCGGTGTCTGCCTGTGGCGCGAAAAGCGAGAGCCTGGTGCGCAGATCACGGCTCTAGCGGCAAGTAACTTCAAGGACATCATCGCATATGGCACAAGCAACGGCCGTGTAGTTGTTCTCAACATGGCTACTAACGAGGATATCATGTCATTTGACCAGGAGGAGAGAGGTGCCGTGACTGCGCTGGCGTTCCGAACCGACAAGGATGTCCTCGTCGCCGGGTCTAGCTCCGGCGAGGTGGCGATGTGGGACCTTGAAAATGGCTGCCTTGACGGTCTTCTGACGCGTGGCAAGCAAGTGAAAACTGAGACGGAGGTGCTGGAGTCCCCACACACCAATACCGTTCACTCCATAGTTGTTCTGCCAACAGAAACTGCCACCATTGTTACAGCTGGAGCTGACAATGCATTGATGCAGTTTAGGTTTGACACTGTAGACGGTCTTGGCGTGCTGGTGCGTGAGCGTCGGGGTCATATGGGGAGCTGCACAGAGGCTAAGTTTTATAACAGCGACTTGCTGCTGACTGCCGGTACCGATCGTTCGCTCCGTGTGACGCACCTATTTTCCGATCGTGCGTCATGGGAATTGTCTCAGGGCCAGTTGGGCCGACGGGGGCGCGAGAAGCAGATGGGACGTGAGGCGATGAAGATGCCACCTGCTGTTGCTATTGCCAGCTGCACTGCAAGGAACTACCAGTGGGCGAGCATTGTTTCTATTCATGAATCTTCGTCAAAGATGTGCGGCTGGCGCATGGACACTCGTTCTCTAGATTGTAAGCTGAGCGGTATTAAGACGTCGATGCACATCGCACGTGCCGTCGCCATGAGCGACTGCGGGAACTTTGCTGTTATCGGGTACTCGAGCGGTGATGTATCTGTTGTCAGTATTCAGAACAAAGGCGTACGGCAGTTGCTTGACTCCTCACTGAAGCCGGACGACCGGGCACACTGTGGTTCAGTGGAGTGCGTTGAGGTGGCCTGTGGAAACAACATTGTTGTAACTGCAGGTCTTGACTCGATGATTAAGTTGTGGAGTCTCTTCACCTGTCGCCTCCGCACCGTCGTGAAGACTGATTGTCCTTTGCATAAGTCATGTATTCATCAACCGTCGTCTCTCTTTATTGCCGCGCAGCACTTCTCCATTCGTGTATACCACTGCAACCCCGACATTGGGCTTACAACCCAAGAGTTGCGCGTGCCCGTACGAACGTTCAGCGGCCACACCAGCCCCATTACAGCCCTAGCCCTTGCGCCAGACTCGTATCGTTACGTAGTGTCGGCATCTGGCGATGCAGCACTACTTGTTTGGGATCTTGCCTCCTCTGCCTGTGTCGGGCAGTACCGCCTAGCTTCTCCGGCCATCTCACTTGCCTTCCACCCAGATGCTCTATTTATGGTCTCTACGCATGCCGGTGAGCGTGGTGCCTTCCTTTGGTCAAATAATTTGCGTTATGGCTTTGTTCCAGAGGTAATAACGGATCCGAGGGCGCGCAGCGTGGAGGAACTGCCACAGCTGCACTTTCCTACAGCTCATGGCGCCGCGGAGGATGCAGAGGATGATACTGTTGACAATGCTGTGAAGTGTGAGAAAGGGCTCCCGGGTTCAGGTAATGAAATCAAGGAGGAGGGTGAAAGCGATGGTAATGATGATGGAATGTTGGGCGACATAGCGGGTGCTGGTGGAAACGCTGAGCAGGAGGTAGAGCTTTTTGACGCCAAGAAGGATACTGCGTTAATGCAAattgagagggaaaaagtaaaatgggCTGAGCTTGATGAGATTATTTCCGGTGGCATGCGCCTAGCTGGCGTGCCCCGCTCCATGTGGTTCGACCTTACCCTGTTGGAGCAGATAAGGGAAAAGAACCAACCGCTCCTTCCACCCAAGAAGCGCGACGTTCCCTTCTTTCTACCAACCACGCAGGAATTGCGTCCCACGTTCCTTGTTGCAGCTTCAAACTCAAAAGATAAGGAAGCTCTTGTATCGCGGGTGGTGAATGCCCCGATAGCCCAGCTCACGCCGGTGCAGCAGATGCTTGTGCGGAACGAACATGATGCTTTTTTGTCGTACATCCTTTCCCTTGGTTCACCACAGGCTGTTGACTTGGAGATCAAGCGTGCGGTCGACTATGTGGAGGGTTGCTCTTACACGGAGAAGGAACTGGAGCGTATTAAGGACTGCCTGCATGGGCTGTTGTCATTTGTGGCGGAGTGGCTGAAGCGGCGCGAGAATGTCGATTTGGTACAGGGCATATTGGCTGCCGTCATTCATTCACACGGCCCACTGATAACAAAGTGTGGTGCCGAGTTAATTAATGTTCTTGAGGAGCTGGCAGAGTTACAGAACTCGATACGATATAGCGTAGATCACCTCATTGGGTACCCAAGCTGTCTGGCAGGTACTTTTTCGGGGTCACATTTCTAA
- a CDS encoding UDP-N-acetylglucosamine--dolichyl-phosphate n- acetylglucosaminephosphotransferase, putative (GPI-Anchor Signal predicted for Tb11.01.2220 by DGPI v2.04, no cleavage site predicted): MHATVTATQHILQSVTTHRYELVAVLISGIVAYFATVRFVQGARIKLIQRRLCGIDINKTTPEQRKKIASKPYDELDEGEKRLVVPESFGILAGAVYLSAVLITTSVAFGGVSRQLDGSVTSIAVMLLLGFVDDVLDLRWRYKILLSAIGTIPLVMTFKGSLEVIVPRLLAPYLGSPTLYLGVFYLVGLSLLCIFCTNSINILAGVNGVEVGQSIVIAVASIVHCIMQMRLESDPSYGGPATSGQLLAIALLVPFVGVSAALWRFNSYPASIFVGDSYTYFAGTVLSVAGVTGVYSKTLMLFFVPQLVNFAISLPQLLRIVPCPRHRVPRWDMKRDVMQNSGNYTLLNAILLLRGDMHERDLTRAALKLQIVSCIVAMFARYFLASLLYDHVY, from the coding sequence ATGCACGCGACAGTCACTGCCACACAACATATCCTTCAGTCGGTTACCACTCACAGATACGAGCTTGTTGCAGTGTTAATCAGTGGTATCGTTGCCTACTTTGCTACCGTGCGTTTTGTACAGGGGGCCCGCATAAAGCTAATACAAAGAAGGCTCTGCGGAATAGATATTAATAAAACAACGCCGGAGCAACGAAAGAAGATTGCATCGAAACCGTATGACGAGCTAGACGAAGGCGAGAAGCGACTCGTCGTGCCGGAGTCATTTGGCATTCTTGCAGGTGCTGTGTACCTCTCTGCCGTTTTGATAACCACTTCTGTGGCCTTTGGTGGGGTCTCCCGCCAACTGGATGGATCAGTGACTTCCATTGCCGTTATGCTCCTTCTTGGATTTGTAGATGATGTGCTCGACCTGCGTTGGAGGTACAAAATACTTCTCTCGGCGATAGGCACCATCCCACTTGTCATGACGTTCAAGGGAAGCCTCGAGGTCATCGTTCCCCGCCTCCTCGCGCCTTACCTTGGTTCACCCACGCTGTACCTCGGTGTCTTCTACCTTGTGGGTCTGTCGTTGTTGTGCATCTTCTGCACGAACAGCATAAATATTCTCGCTGGTGTTAACGGTGTGGAAGTAGGGCAAAGTATTGTGATTGCTGTGGCATCTATAGTGCACTGCATTATGCAGATGCGTCTAGAAAGTGATCCGAGCTACGGTGGACCTGCCACCTCAGGGCAACTCCTAGCCATTGCGCTGCTCGTACCGTTTGTTGGTGTGAGCGCTGCCCTCTGGCGTTTCAACTCGTACCCTGCTTCCATATTTGTGGGTGACAGTTATACATATTTCGCAGGCACTGTCCTTTCGGTCGCTGGCGTAACAGGTGTCTACAGTAAGACACTCATGCTCTTTTTCGTGCCACAGCTTGTTAACTTTGCAATTTCGCTTCCGCAGCTACTGCGAATCGTGCCATGCCCCCGCCACCGCGTTCCTCGGTGGGACATGAAGAGGGATGTCATGCAGAACAGTGGTAATTACACGCTGTTGAACGCCATCTTGCTTCTACGTGGTGATATGCATGAGCGGGATTTGACGCGTGCGGCGTTGAAACTACAGATTGTCTCTTGCATAGTTGCGATGTTCGCAAGATACTTCCTGGCTTCCCTCCTGTACGACCACGTCTACtga
- a CDS encoding DNA-directed RNA polymerase, putative (similar to DNA-directed RNA polymerase I 13.7 kDa polypeptide (EC 2.7.7.6)(A12.2). (Swiss-Prot:P32529) (Saccharomyces cerevisiae)): MSAPMARRDYFSMGSRCCIACGQWIPSEHDMPRSGSAAAGGLQCRRCNVVQPERPMPDFEKASEVTTAALLFTKAEIDAAWKSVKHSLEEARREDVGVAQTDNRVEEEAFCEKCGVPRKCKVFARQIRSADEGQTVFYQCTSCDSEWQLNS, encoded by the coding sequence ATGAGTGCACCAATGGCTCGCAGGGATTACTTTTCTATGGGATCGCGCTGCTGCATCGCATGCGGGCAATGGATCCCGTCTGAACACGATATGCCTCGGAGTGGAAGTGCTGCAGCTGGAGGTTTGCAGTGTCGGCGATGCAACGTTGTGCAGCCGGAGCGCCCCATGCCTGATTTTGAAAAAGCTTCGGAGGTAACAACAGCAGCCCTCCTTTTTACAAAGGCAGAAATCGACGCTGCATGGAAAAGTGTGAAGCATTCCCTTGAGGAGGCGAGGAGGGAAGATGTTGGTGTTGCCCAGACGGACAATCGtgttgaggaggaggcgTTCTGCGAGAAATGTGGTGTGCCACGCAAGTGTAAGGTGTTTGCGCGGCAAATACGTAGTGCCGATGAGGGTCAAACAGTCTTCTACCAATGCACCTCGTGTGACTCGGAGTGGCAGCTCAACTCATAA